The following are encoded in a window of Candidatus Cloacimonadota bacterium genomic DNA:
- a CDS encoding S8 family serine peptidase, whose protein sequence is MRNLFLFVLAMLIVCIISDIYSIDSEVRFGERPYIDLYQIPTEAMEQGWIRIQFKEELSDYLDIMKLSRESSGNIVFGISDFDELNRYYEVQSVVKLFDSSVLKGKFEERHRLWGFHLWYELHFNSTEDIRDIVMAYRQLSDIIKWAEPEYKKQLNSELLYTQMDNEDLLRWTPNDPQLSNQWHYHNTGQQNGTPGADISLLSAWDIEKGHTSVIVAIIDDGIQTNHPDLSGNIWSGVGYNFVDGNSNIIPGNHGTHVAGTVSAVNNNNVGVAGVAGGSGTGNGVRLMSCQVFRGGSNGGFHLAPIYAADNGAAISQNSWSYTQVGAYDVSVLNAIDYFNANGGGNVLNGGITIFAASNNNTTGQWYPACYTGTFSVAATNNQDQKAWYSTYESWVDISAPGGETNQVTARGVLSTVTGSSYSYYQGTSMACPHASGVAALVISYAYRNGLVLNNSEVAGILRDTTDDHYSVNPNYIGQLGSGRLNAHTALIETGNLLIEIENPTDLATNTVGLAQIDLSWINNEENNNVLLVWSPTGIFGNPISGTAYSVGQQIPGGGTVLYRGNATTYSHTLLEPATVYHYKAFSYNYQNRYSSGVSTTGITDYISIPLPISEVFDEIDTKPYFWEIIDHQGNGQVWDFGTISNGLTGTTGNYAFLNSNAYGSGSSQNSDLITPILDLTNYYDLIVSFTHYFRHSTNSTATFSYSIDNGNTWSTISTWTGSSSPNPAYFSQAVLQVLGHSEVRFKWNYTGTGGWYWCVDDIEISGLAYEFAEPRNLVAIPSDTEVNLFWSSPLDDTPLGYNIYRNHLIINPELILNSYYVDYEVTNGISYHYYVTAQYEQGISEPSNNTVVTPYITFPVLPKPNNLSAGVFSNAILLSWEAPELGIWLNWDKGINYSSIGNGGPIQFKAAIRYSSAILDILDLNGFYLTKIKFFPREQSASYTLNVWKGGSETEPGYLILEQPVTVFQANTWNTIELQTPVDIDAEQEIWFGYSVDTQTGFPAGCDSGPANNGYGNMLWYSGEWTTLTEMGASLNYNWNIKGYFEYLDDNELYSSLQGDGTDVNLLLENSKQLRRISLNEINNHSNKSSHITRNLIPEILGYNVYRNGLNITPEPITSREYYDYDVVSGLSYDYYVTTIYTNGESEPSNIVETTAPFFPIIIVTPQQIEKELFVGEIGEETITIRNEGEGNLEFTISIDDNQIRSELTLLNREDPTWLSISPLEGDISPEDSLLVFLEFDSTNLSGGLYEAVLTISSNDPQTPQIELPISCTVFSPDLPSPQNIDIIIDNNMIILSWDIVTGADYYIVEMTDDINSQFVNISSELGLFSQNENRINWSMPFDSSQPRLFFRVRASHFIAR, encoded by the coding sequence ATGAGAAATTTGTTTTTATTTGTCTTAGCAATGCTCATCGTGTGTATTATATCAGATATTTACTCAATAGACAGTGAGGTTAGATTTGGAGAACGTCCATATATTGATTTGTATCAAATTCCTACTGAAGCAATGGAGCAGGGCTGGATCAGAATACAGTTTAAAGAAGAATTGTCTGATTATCTAGATATAATGAAATTAAGTAGAGAATCATCAGGAAATATTGTGTTTGGTATATCTGATTTTGATGAACTCAATAGATATTATGAAGTACAATCAGTAGTAAAGCTATTTGATAGTTCTGTTTTGAAAGGAAAGTTTGAGGAACGGCATCGTTTATGGGGTTTTCACCTGTGGTATGAATTGCACTTTAACTCAACAGAAGACATCAGGGATATTGTGATGGCTTACCGCCAGTTGAGTGATATAATAAAATGGGCAGAACCGGAATACAAAAAACAGTTGAATAGCGAATTACTTTATACTCAAATGGATAATGAAGATTTGTTACGTTGGACACCAAATGACCCCCAGCTCAGTAATCAATGGCATTATCATAACACGGGGCAACAAAACGGTACCCCGGGAGCAGATATTAGTCTCTTATCTGCTTGGGATATTGAGAAAGGTCATACCAGCGTTATTGTTGCCATCATAGATGATGGAATACAAACTAATCATCCAGATTTATCAGGAAACATTTGGAGTGGTGTTGGCTATAATTTTGTTGATGGTAATAGTAATATTATTCCCGGTAATCATGGAACTCATGTAGCGGGGACAGTATCGGCGGTAAATAACAATAACGTTGGTGTTGCAGGTGTTGCCGGTGGTTCAGGTACAGGTAATGGTGTGAGATTGATGAGTTGTCAGGTTTTTCGAGGAGGGAGCAATGGTGGTTTTCATTTAGCACCCATCTACGCAGCAGATAATGGAGCCGCGATATCTCAAAACAGCTGGAGCTATACACAGGTAGGTGCTTATGACGTTTCTGTTCTGAATGCTATAGATTACTTTAATGCCAATGGTGGTGGCAATGTTCTCAATGGGGGTATCACTATCTTTGCAGCCAGTAATAACAATACCACCGGACAATGGTATCCTGCTTGTTATACGGGTACTTTTTCAGTTGCTGCGACTAATAATCAAGATCAAAAAGCATGGTATTCAACATATGAATCTTGGGTAGATATATCTGCACCGGGTGGAGAAACAAATCAAGTAACTGCTCGCGGAGTTCTAAGCACTGTTACCGGAAGTAGTTATTCATATTATCAGGGAACTTCTATGGCGTGTCCACATGCTTCAGGAGTTGCTGCTCTTGTAATTTCCTATGCTTATCGTAACGGTTTGGTTTTGAATAATTCCGAAGTTGCAGGTATTTTGAGAGACACGACAGATGATCATTACTCAGTTAATCCGAATTATATCGGACAATTAGGATCAGGAAGACTTAATGCACATACTGCTCTGATAGAAACAGGTAATCTGTTGATTGAAATAGAAAACCCAACCGATCTAGCAACAAATACTGTCGGATTAGCTCAGATTGATCTATCTTGGATTAATAACGAAGAAAACAATAACGTGTTGTTAGTATGGTCACCGACCGGAATATTTGGCAATCCCATTAGCGGAACTGCTTATAGTGTTGGACAGCAAATTCCCGGTGGTGGAACAGTTCTTTATCGAGGAAATGCAACAACATATAGTCATACTTTGCTTGAACCAGCAACTGTATATCACTACAAAGCTTTTTCATATAATTATCAAAATAGATATTCTTCTGGTGTGTCAACAACAGGTATAACAGATTACATTTCAATACCACTACCTATAAGTGAAGTTTTTGATGAAATTGATACGAAACCGTATTTTTGGGAAATAATTGATCATCAAGGAAACGGGCAGGTTTGGGATTTTGGCACTATTAGTAACGGATTGACTGGAACGACAGGTAATTATGCCTTTTTAAATAGTAATGCTTATGGTTCGGGGAGCAGTCAAAATAGTGATCTGATAACCCCTATATTAGATCTGACCAATTACTATGATTTGATTGTTTCATTTACTCATTATTTTCGCCATTCCACAAATTCAACAGCCACATTTTCGTATAGTATTGATAATGGTAATACTTGGTCAACTATCTCAACATGGACTGGTAGTTCATCCCCTAATCCTGCATATTTTTCTCAAGCGGTTTTGCAGGTACTCGGTCATTCAGAGGTTAGATTTAAGTGGAATTACACAGGAACTGGTGGCTGGTACTGGTGTGTTGATGATATTGAGATTAGTGGATTAGCTTACGAATTTGCCGAGCCAAGAAACCTTGTTGCGATACCTAGTGATACAGAGGTTAATCTATTTTGGTCCTCACCATTAGATGACACGCCATTGGGATATAACATCTATCGTAATCATCTTATAATAAATCCCGAATTGATTCTCAATTCATACTATGTTGATTATGAAGTAACAAATGGAATTTCTTATCATTATTATGTTACTGCACAATATGAACAAGGAATATCTGAACCATCAAATAATACAGTAGTAACACCATATATTACATTTCCCGTTTTACCTAAACCAAATAACTTATCTGCAGGTGTTTTTAGTAATGCTATACTTCTGAGTTGGGAAGCCCCAGAGCTTGGTATATGGTTAAATTGGGATAAAGGAATCAATTATTCATCAATTGGCAATGGTGGTCCCATTCAGTTTAAAGCAGCGATAAGATATTCATCTGCAATATTGGATATTTTGGATTTAAATGGTTTCTATCTTACTAAGATAAAATTCTTTCCCAGAGAACAGAGTGCATCTTATACATTAAATGTATGGAAAGGTGGTAGTGAGACAGAGCCGGGCTATTTGATTTTAGAGCAACCAGTTACTGTCTTCCAAGCTAATACCTGGAATACAATAGAATTGCAAACACCTGTCGATATCGATGCTGAGCAAGAAATTTGGTTCGGTTATTCTGTAGATACGCAAACAGGATTTCCTGCCGGCTGTGACAGTGGTCCTGCTAATAACGGATATGGTAACATGCTCTGGTATAGTGGTGAGTGGACTACATTAACTGAAATGGGGGCTTCATTAAATTATAACTGGAATATCAAAGGGTATTTTGAATACTTAGATGATAATGAACTATATTCTTCTTTGCAGGGTGATGGAACTGATGTTAATCTTCTCTTGGAAAATTCAAAGCAACTAAGGAGAATTAGTTTAAACGAAATTAATAATCATTCTAATAAAAGTAGTCACATTACCCGTAACTTAATCCCCGAGATACTGGGTTATAATGTTTATCGGAATGGGTTGAACATTACTCCAGAGCCCATAACCTCCAGAGAGTACTATGATTATGATGTTGTTAGTGGGCTTAGCTATGATTATTATGTGACGACAATTTATACAAATGGTGAATCGGAACCATCAAACATAGTAGAAACTACTGCTCCGTTTTTTCCGATAATTATTGTTACACCTCAACAAATTGAGAAAGAACTATTTGTAGGAGAAATCGGTGAAGAAACGATAACAATTCGTAATGAAGGAGAGGGTAATCTGGAATTTACTATCAGCATAGATGACAATCAAATACGAAGCGAATTAACTTTGTTAAACCGTGAAGATCCAACTTGGTTATCGATCTCACCTTTGGAAGGAGATATAAGTCCGGAAGATTCACTTTTAGTTTTTCTCGAATTTGATTCTACTAATTTATCAGGTGGTCTTTATGAGGCAGTACTAACAATTTCTTCTAATGACCCTCAAACACCACAAATTGAGTTACCAATTAGTTGTACAGTTTT